In Streptomyces sp. NBC_01231, the sequence CCCCCCGTACGCGCCATGACGCGCCGTCAGCCTACTGAAAAGTACATTGATCGTATCAGTAGCAACATGGTCAACAGACGTACCAGACGGCGCATTTGAGGACCTTCACAAACACCACGCGCAGGATCTATTTTCCGTTGTTCCTCTTGAACGAGCGTCAGCCCCGCGCTCGTTCGGGAGCACGGGGCTGACGTGTGGAAACGGGGGTTCAGCGCAGGCGACGCGCCCCCGCCGAGGGGACCGCCTCGAACACCCGCGGCGCGGTGAAGCCGGCCGCGGCGAAGGCCTCCTGGACCGCCTTGGTGATGGTGTCGACCTCGGCGGCCTCCGCCAGCACGATCGCCGAGCCGCCGAACCCGCCGCCCGTCATCCGGGCGCCGAGCGCGCCGGAGGCCAGGGCCGTGTCGACGACCAGATCCAACTCCGCGCAGGAGATACGGAAGTCGTCGCGCAGGGAGGCGTGCCCCGCGACCAGGACCGGCCCGATCGCCCGGGTGTCACCGGACTCCAGCAGGGCGACCACCTTCTCCACCCGCTCGTCCTCGGTGACGACGTGGCGCACCAGGCGGCGCACCTCCTCCTCGTCCCCAAGCCGCCCCAGCGCCGCGTCCAGGTCGGCGTAGGGGATGTCCCGCAGCGCGTCGACGCCCAGCAGGGCCGCGCCCTTCTCGCAGCCGGCCCGGCGCTTGCCGTACTCGCCGTCGCTGTGGGCGTGCTTGACCTGGGTGTCGACGACCAGCAGGCGCATGCCCTCGGCGGCCAGGTCGAAGGGGATCTGCTTCTGGGACAGGTCACGGGTGTCGAGGAACAGGGCGTGGCCCGACTCGCAGCAGGCGGAGGCGGTCTGGTCCATGATCCCGGTCGGGGCCCCGACGTACACGTTCTCACCGCGTTGGCACAGCCGGGCCAGCTGCCAGCGCTTGAGCCCCAGTTCGTACAGGTCGTTCAGGGCGAGCGCGACCACGACCTCCAGCGCCGCCGAGGAGGACAGGCCCGCGCCGGACGGCACCGTGGACGACAGGTGGATGTCCGCGCCGGTGACCGGGTGGCCCGCCTCGCGCAGCGCCCAGACGACACCCGCCGGGTACGCCGTCCACTTCCGGTCCGACTCCGGGACCAGGTCGTCGAGCCGCAGCTCCACGACACCGCCCTCGATGTCCGCCGAGTGCAGGCGCAGTACGCCGTCATCGCGCCGGGACACCGCCGCGACCGCGATGTGCGGAAGGGCGAACGGCATCACGAAGCCGTCGTTGTAGTCGGTGTGTTCGCCGATGAGGTTGACCCGGCCCGGCGCCGCCCACACCCCCTCGGGGCCCGCCCCGTACAGCTCCTCGAACCGCTCGGCGACAGCCCCTGCGACAGCCTCGCTCATTGCCCTGACCCCTGACCTTCCGTACGTACCGGTTACTGATTGCCGCGCCGCTGCGCGAAGTCCCACGCGTCCGCGACGATCCCCGTGAGGTCCGCGCGGGACGGGTTCCAGCCCAGCTTCTCGCGCGCGCTGTCGGCCGACGCCACCAGGACCGCCGGGTCGCCGCCCCGACGGGGGGCCACGACTTCGGGGATCGGGTGGCCGGTGACCCGGCGGACCGTCTCGATGACCTCACGGACGGAGAAGCCGTTTCCGTTGCCGAGGTTGCAGATCAGGTGCTCGCCGGGGGTGGCGGCCCGCAGGGCGAGGAGGTGGGCCTCGGCCAGGTCGGCGACGTGGATGTAGTCGCGGACACAGGTG encodes:
- the galK gene encoding galactokinase, with protein sequence MSEAVAGAVAERFEELYGAGPEGVWAAPGRVNLIGEHTDYNDGFVMPFALPHIAVAAVSRRDDGVLRLHSADIEGGVVELRLDDLVPESDRKWTAYPAGVVWALREAGHPVTGADIHLSSTVPSGAGLSSSAALEVVVALALNDLYELGLKRWQLARLCQRGENVYVGAPTGIMDQTASACCESGHALFLDTRDLSQKQIPFDLAAEGMRLLVVDTQVKHAHSDGEYGKRRAGCEKGAALLGVDALRDIPYADLDAALGRLGDEEEVRRLVRHVVTEDERVEKVVALLESGDTRAIGPVLVAGHASLRDDFRISCAELDLVVDTALASGALGARMTGGGFGGSAIVLAEAAEVDTITKAVQEAFAAAGFTAPRVFEAVPSAGARRLR